One region of Streptococcus parasanguinis genomic DNA includes:
- a CDS encoding V-type ATP synthase subunit I, translating into MAVSQMQKLSLILPKDDLDSLLLALQSEAKIQIYDLSEQEEWQAAFEANTLFQPLTEDNRQALVELQKRQEQVEKMIQTLEPYMPEKKALQALKEEPLSLSFDDLQAHGMIRDEALLLTKLKRQLRVLDKARQKIADAKGEIERLEKWRPLEVTPAALANFHYVHGLIGTIPNSDTDAVRSSLKAHPELELEEVFTSETEHGYVILYRSGDRVAVQELLEEHGFKELDYEEEQVPAAYLDRLEGEIKEQEAVVAATLAELQNSQKELDQLKYQMDYLLSSGAREEAKSLLASTQSLVALEGWIETSQVASLRDFLQEGFGSRVLLETRDVTEKDWDDVPIQLRNNALVEPFELVTEMYALPRYYEKDPTPIVSLFYFVFFGMMVADIGYGLLLTVATGFALKAFKLKPSTAKNLRFFSLLGISVALWGVVYGSFFGFEMPFALISTTSNAMTILILSVVFGFITVLVGLFLGGMKNVRLKDYTEAYNAGFAWVLILLGLMLLAVGNILPGMSLLVPIGKWLAILNAIGILIVSIVSAKKLSGLASGLFNLYNVSGYVGDLVSFTRLMALGLSGASIGSAFNLIVNLFPPLGRFTVGLLLFIVLHAINMFLSFLSGYVHGARLIFVEFFGKFYEGGGKPFRPLKPSERYIKTKK; encoded by the coding sequence ATGGCCGTTAGTCAGATGCAAAAACTGTCCCTCATCTTGCCCAAAGATGACTTGGACAGTCTCCTACTAGCGCTACAGTCTGAGGCGAAAATCCAGATTTATGACCTAAGTGAACAGGAAGAATGGCAGGCTGCCTTTGAGGCAAATACCTTGTTTCAACCCTTGACAGAGGACAATCGTCAAGCCTTGGTAGAGCTGCAAAAACGTCAAGAACAAGTTGAAAAAATGATTCAGACTCTGGAGCCCTACATGCCTGAGAAAAAGGCCCTGCAAGCTCTAAAGGAAGAACCCTTAAGTTTGTCTTTTGATGACTTGCAGGCCCACGGGATGATTCGAGATGAGGCTCTTCTATTGACCAAGTTGAAACGCCAATTGCGCGTGTTAGACAAGGCTCGTCAGAAGATTGCGGATGCAAAGGGAGAGATAGAGCGCTTAGAAAAATGGCGACCGTTAGAGGTGACGCCAGCTGCTCTCGCTAATTTTCACTATGTGCATGGCTTGATCGGGACGATTCCGAATAGTGATACAGACGCTGTTCGTTCTTCCTTAAAAGCTCATCCAGAGCTGGAGTTAGAAGAAGTCTTTACGTCTGAAACCGAACACGGTTATGTCATCTTGTATCGTTCGGGAGACCGTGTAGCTGTTCAGGAGCTTCTGGAAGAACATGGGTTCAAAGAATTGGACTATGAAGAAGAGCAGGTCCCGGCCGCCTACTTGGATCGCCTAGAAGGGGAAATCAAAGAACAAGAAGCTGTAGTTGCAGCAACCCTAGCCGAGTTGCAAAACTCCCAGAAGGAGTTGGACCAGCTTAAGTACCAGATGGATTACTTGCTGAGTTCGGGAGCTCGTGAGGAAGCCAAGTCGCTTCTTGCCAGCACGCAAAGCTTGGTAGCCCTAGAGGGTTGGATTGAAACCTCCCAAGTGGCCTCATTGCGAGACTTCTTGCAAGAAGGTTTTGGTTCTCGGGTCTTACTAGAGACGCGCGATGTGACGGAAAAAGATTGGGATGACGTTCCGATCCAGTTGCGAAATAATGCCTTGGTAGAACCCTTTGAATTAGTCACAGAGATGTACGCCCTGCCTAGGTATTACGAGAAAGATCCGACACCGATCGTTTCTCTCTTCTACTTTGTTTTCTTTGGCATGATGGTTGCAGATATCGGTTATGGACTGTTGCTAACGGTAGCGACAGGCTTTGCCCTTAAAGCCTTTAAGCTCAAGCCTAGTACAGCCAAGAACCTTCGTTTCTTCAGCCTCCTTGGAATTTCAGTTGCCCTTTGGGGTGTGGTCTATGGCTCTTTCTTTGGATTTGAGATGCCTTTTGCCCTGATCAGTACGACCAGCAACGCCATGACCATCCTGATCCTCTCAGTGGTCTTTGGTTTTATCACCGTCTTAGTGGGCCTCTTCCTAGGAGGAATGAAAAATGTTCGCCTCAAAGACTACACCGAAGCCTATAATGCTGGCTTTGCTTGGGTCTTGATCCTACTTGGTTTAATGCTTCTAGCAGTAGGCAATATCTTGCCAGGGATGAGCCTTCTAGTTCCGATCGGCAAGTGGCTGGCTATTTTAAACGCCATTGGGATCTTGATTGTTTCCATTGTCAGTGCCAAGAAGCTGTCCGGTTTAGCTTCTGGTCTCTTTAACCTCTACAATGTCAGTGGGTATGTTGGAGACTTGGTCAGCTTCACCCGTTTGATGGCCTTGGGCTTGTCTGGAGCGAGTATCGGTTCAGCCTTTAACCTTATTGTCAATCTCTTTCCACCGCTTGGACGGTTTACGGTAGGGCTTCTGCTCTTTATCGTCCTACATGCCATTAATATGTTCCTGTCCTTCTTGTCAGGATATGTGCATGGAGCCCGTTTGATCTTTGTGGAGTTCTTCGGTAAGTTCTACGAAGGAGGAGGCAAGCCATTTCGTCCTCTCAAACCTTCTGAACGCTATATTAAAACAAAAAAATAA
- a CDS encoding V-type ATP synthase subunit K, with protein MESLASYFSAHGGAFFAAFGVAIAVALSGMGSALGVGKTGQAAAALLKEQPEKFAQALILQLLPGTQGLYGFVIGILIWLQIKPDMPLETGVAYFFTALPVAIVGYFSAKHQGNVATAGMQILAKRPEDMMKGVILAAMVETYAILAFVVSFLLTLRVG; from the coding sequence ATGGAATCTTTAGCATCATATTTTTCAGCCCATGGGGGCGCCTTCTTTGCAGCATTTGGTGTGGCGATCGCCGTTGCACTTAGTGGAATGGGATCTGCCCTTGGGGTTGGTAAAACGGGTCAAGCAGCAGCAGCGCTCTTGAAAGAACAACCTGAAAAATTTGCCCAAGCCTTGATTTTGCAATTGTTGCCAGGTACACAAGGTTTGTACGGTTTCGTTATCGGGATCTTGATCTGGTTGCAAATTAAGCCAGATATGCCACTTGAAACAGGGGTTGCTTACTTCTTTACAGCTCTTCCAGTTGCGATCGTTGGTTATTTCTCAGCAAAACACCAAGGAAATGTTGCGACAGCAGGGATGCAAATCTTGGCCAAACGCCCTGAAGACATGATGAAAGGGGTTATCCTTGCGGCCATGGTTGAAACCTACGCCATCTTGGCCTTCGTTGTGTCCTTCCTATTGACCCTACGCGTCGGCTAA
- a CDS encoding V-type ATP synthase subunit E family protein has product MDEQTQLKDSILAQAHEKGRKLLEEAKETILKEETAQEERLIQDKLNQRSEQLKRIQRQLQRETQQIENKKRQSTLVTKQRVLKDLFADAYEAMVAWPLEKEMQFVDAVLDRYQGQVVTLTFGAVSASKFDSAALERLKQTHQNVTVADATIPAQAGFVLSVGKIDDNYLYRDLVDSIWEQESYQMAASIFTDEEN; this is encoded by the coding sequence ATGGATGAACAAACCCAATTAAAGGATTCGATCTTGGCCCAAGCCCATGAAAAAGGGCGTAAACTCTTAGAAGAGGCCAAGGAAACCATCCTAAAAGAAGAGACTGCGCAAGAAGAGCGTTTGATTCAAGATAAACTCAATCAACGCTCCGAGCAGCTCAAGCGGATTCAACGTCAATTGCAACGTGAAACCCAACAAATCGAAAATAAAAAACGCCAATCAACCCTTGTCACCAAGCAACGCGTCTTAAAGGATCTCTTTGCAGATGCTTATGAAGCGATGGTGGCTTGGCCCCTTGAAAAGGAAATGCAGTTTGTAGATGCGGTCTTAGATCGCTATCAGGGACAAGTTGTGACCCTGACCTTCGGTGCGGTGAGTGCTAGCAAATTTGATTCAGCAGCTCTCGAGAGATTGAAGCAGACGCATCAGAATGTGACAGTTGCAGATGCAACGATCCCAGCTCAAGCAGGCTTTGTCCTGTCGGTTGGGAAGATTGATGACAACTATCTCTACCGTGATTTGGTGGATTCCATTTGGGAGCAAGAAAGCTACCAGATGGCAGCCAGCATTTTCACAGATGAAGAGAACTAG
- a CDS encoding V-type ATPase subunit produces the protein MSERTYSQVNTGISVREASFVSPSQFEQLLASPSSESREGLLQGTPYALDSHEIKDLSALEARLMTALLAEYQWAFEVSPQSDLVSLFTLKYTYHNLKVYLKHKATERKLGHLLIPIGPYSLDVLEHLVATFSAEHCPAFMAEEVAATWQEFQDYQDLRVLEIGMDLAYFKHLRYIGDSLDHPILKQLVDVTIDFYNAITVKRALDQQKPHSFMHQLLSDEGSLNAYQVIDLLESGQWLTWFYQVNPLEYDLALETYEEKMRTGQLKTVELEYLESLVKFSLLDAGRFEVDGPLPLVRYLYGKELEVTNLRLVLSGLDNGFPLADIKERMRPIYGQTDL, from the coding sequence ATGAGCGAACGGACCTATTCTCAAGTCAATACAGGAATCAGCGTACGTGAGGCTAGTTTTGTCAGTCCCAGTCAGTTCGAGCAGTTGCTTGCAAGTCCCTCCAGTGAGAGTCGAGAAGGCTTGCTACAAGGGACGCCTTATGCTTTAGACAGCCACGAGATCAAGGATTTATCAGCCCTTGAAGCCCGCCTGATGACAGCCTTGTTGGCAGAATACCAATGGGCTTTTGAGGTAAGCCCTCAGTCAGATCTGGTTAGCCTCTTCACCTTGAAATACACCTATCATAATCTCAAGGTTTATCTAAAACACAAGGCGACAGAGCGCAAGTTAGGGCACTTATTGATCCCTATCGGTCCTTATTCTCTCGATGTGCTCGAGCATTTGGTGGCGACCTTTTCTGCGGAGCATTGTCCGGCTTTTATGGCGGAAGAAGTGGCTGCAACCTGGCAAGAATTCCAAGACTATCAGGACTTGCGAGTTCTCGAAATTGGGATGGACTTAGCTTATTTTAAACACCTAAGATACATAGGGGACAGCCTAGATCATCCGATTCTGAAGCAGTTGGTGGACGTGACCATTGACTTTTACAATGCGATTACAGTTAAGCGGGCCTTGGATCAGCAAAAACCGCATAGCTTTATGCACCAATTACTCTCAGATGAAGGGAGCCTCAATGCCTATCAGGTGATCGACCTGCTAGAATCCGGTCAGTGGTTGACCTGGTTTTATCAAGTTAATCCACTGGAGTACGATCTCGCCTTAGAGACTTATGAAGAAAAGATGCGCACCGGTCAACTAAAGACCGTAGAGTTGGAGTATTTAGAAAGCTTGGTGAAATTCAGTCTTCTAGACGCTGGCCGTTTTGAAGTCGATGGACCACTCCCTCTTGTTCGTTATCTTTACGGGAAAGAGTTAGAGGTGACCAACCTTCGTTTGGTCCTCTCTGGTTTGGACAATGGTTTTCCGCTAGCAGACATCAAAGAAAGGATGAGACCGATTTATGGACAAACAGACCTATAA
- a CDS encoding V-type ATP synthase subunit F, which translates to MDKQTYKIAVVGNRDAILPFRLIGFQTYPVTEPQEAINTLRKLSRENFGIIYLTEDIAQAIPDTVAFYDQQLTPALILIPTHRGTTGLGQQRIRDNVEKAVGQDIL; encoded by the coding sequence ATGGACAAACAGACCTATAAGATCGCAGTTGTGGGCAATCGGGACGCCATCCTTCCTTTTCGCCTGATTGGCTTTCAAACCTATCCGGTCACAGAGCCACAAGAAGCGATCAATACCCTGCGAAAACTCAGTCGGGAAAACTTCGGGATTATCTACCTGACAGAGGATATTGCTCAGGCTATTCCAGATACAGTGGCTTTTTACGACCAGCAGCTGACTCCGGCTCTGATCCTTATCCCGACCCATAGAGGAACTACGGGACTGGGCCAACAGCGGATTCGTGATAATGTCGAAAAAGCAGTAGGACAGGATATTTTATGA
- a CDS encoding GNAT family N-acetyltransferase → MRTNEFGQAIGDALPDFTPGRLPAIERIEGRYTVIERLSKEKHGADLYQVYGPDSPAAMWTFLFKGPARNEEEWDHLLDDLMTAQGRFYYAIVDKDSGKALGTFSLMRIDQANRVIEVGAVTYSPALQQTRMATEAQYLLARYVFEDLGYRRYEWKCDALNQASRKAAERLGFTYEGCFRQAVVYKGRTRDTDWLSIIDQEWPEIKQRLEAWLDPSNFDANGQQKQSLREIAQK, encoded by the coding sequence ATGAGAACAAATGAATTTGGCCAAGCGATTGGCGATGCACTGCCGGATTTTACACCGGGGCGTCTGCCAGCTATTGAGCGGATCGAAGGTCGCTATACCGTGATCGAGCGCCTCTCAAAAGAAAAACATGGAGCAGATCTTTATCAGGTCTACGGGCCGGACTCTCCAGCAGCTATGTGGACCTTTCTGTTCAAAGGCCCTGCCCGTAATGAAGAGGAGTGGGACCACTTATTAGATGATCTCATGACAGCCCAAGGTCGCTTTTACTATGCGATTGTAGACAAAGATTCAGGCAAGGCTTTGGGGACTTTCTCTCTCATGCGGATCGATCAAGCCAACCGGGTGATCGAAGTCGGAGCAGTGACCTACTCACCAGCGCTCCAACAGACTCGCATGGCTACAGAAGCCCAGTATCTCTTAGCGCGCTACGTGTTTGAAGATTTAGGATACCGCCGCTATGAGTGGAAATGCGATGCCTTAAACCAAGCATCTCGCAAAGCAGCTGAGCGCTTAGGGTTCACCTATGAAGGCTGTTTCCGTCAGGCTGTTGTTTATAAAGGTCGTACCCGTGATACAGACTGGTTGTCTATCATTGACCAAGAATGGCCAGAAATCAAACAGCGACTAGAAGCTTGGTTGGATCCAAGCAATTTCGATGCCAATGGCCAACAAAAGCAATCTCTAAGAGAGATAGCACAAAAGTAA
- a CDS encoding V-type ATP synthase subunit A, with product MTQGKIIKVSGPLVVASGMQEANIQDICRVGDLGLIGEIIEMRRDEASIQVYEETSGVGPGEPVVTTGAPLSVELGPGLISQMFDGIQRPLERFQEVTASDFLVRGVQVPNLDRDTKWAFEPSVTEGTEVVAGDIVGTVQETNMVEHRIMVPFGVSGRVTKIAAGSYTVEEPVYEIEQADGSFFTGTLMQKWPVRRGRPFAQKLIPVEPLVTGQRVIDTFFPVTKGGAAAVPGPFGAGKTVVQHQVAKFANVDIVIYVGCGERGNEMTDVLNEFPELIDPTTGQSIMQRTVLIANTSNMPVAAREASIYTGITIAEYFRDMGYSVAIMADSTSRWAEALREMSGRLEEMPGDEGYPAYLGSRIAEYYERAGRVKTLGTTAREGSITAIGAVSPPGGDISEPVTQNTLRIVKVFWGLDAQLAQRRHFPAINWLSSYSLYQDEVGRYIDLHEQISWSEKVTRAMNLLQKESELQEIVRLVGLDSLSEKDRLTMNAAKMIREDYLQQNAFDDVDTYTSFSKQVALLTNILTFDQESQKALELGAYFTEIMEGTVTLRDRIARSKFIHEDQLATIQALKEEIVETLHQIVAKGGVDNERD from the coding sequence ATGACTCAAGGAAAAATTATCAAAGTTTCCGGTCCCTTGGTGGTTGCATCAGGGATGCAGGAGGCCAATATCCAAGACATTTGCCGGGTCGGCGATCTTGGTTTGATTGGCGAAATTATTGAGATGCGGCGTGACGAAGCCTCTATCCAAGTATATGAAGAAACGTCTGGAGTCGGTCCAGGAGAACCAGTGGTCACAACCGGAGCTCCCCTTTCTGTTGAATTGGGACCAGGTTTGATCTCTCAGATGTTTGACGGGATCCAACGCCCCTTGGAACGCTTCCAAGAAGTGACTGCCAGTGACTTTTTGGTTCGTGGGGTGCAAGTTCCAAATCTAGATCGGGACACCAAATGGGCCTTCGAACCAAGTGTGACTGAAGGGACAGAAGTGGTCGCTGGAGACATCGTCGGTACCGTTCAAGAGACCAATATGGTGGAACACCGCATCATGGTACCCTTTGGTGTCAGTGGACGTGTGACCAAGATCGCAGCAGGTTCTTACACAGTAGAAGAGCCGGTTTATGAGATCGAGCAGGCAGATGGCAGTTTCTTTACTGGTACTTTGATGCAAAAATGGCCGGTTCGTCGAGGCCGTCCCTTTGCACAAAAACTGATTCCAGTAGAGCCTTTGGTTACCGGTCAACGGGTCATCGATACTTTCTTCCCTGTGACTAAAGGTGGAGCTGCAGCTGTTCCGGGTCCTTTCGGAGCTGGGAAAACAGTCGTGCAACACCAGGTGGCCAAGTTTGCCAATGTAGACATCGTAATTTACGTTGGTTGTGGGGAACGTGGAAATGAAATGACGGACGTTCTGAATGAATTTCCAGAATTGATCGATCCAACGACTGGTCAATCCATCATGCAACGGACTGTTCTGATCGCCAACACTTCGAACATGCCAGTAGCGGCGCGGGAAGCTTCCATCTACACAGGGATTACCATTGCCGAATACTTCCGCGATATGGGCTACTCCGTTGCCATCATGGCGGACTCTACTTCTCGTTGGGCAGAAGCTCTCCGTGAAATGTCTGGTCGTCTAGAAGAAATGCCAGGGGATGAAGGCTACCCAGCCTACCTTGGTAGCCGGATCGCCGAATACTACGAGCGTGCAGGTCGGGTTAAGACGCTTGGAACTACTGCGCGCGAAGGCTCGATTACGGCGATCGGTGCCGTTTCCCCTCCAGGTGGAGATATCTCAGAGCCGGTGACCCAAAACACCCTGCGGATCGTTAAGGTTTTCTGGGGACTGGATGCTCAATTGGCGCAACGACGACACTTCCCAGCCATCAACTGGTTGAGTTCTTATTCCCTTTACCAGGATGAAGTCGGTCGCTATATCGATTTACATGAACAAATCAGCTGGTCTGAAAAAGTGACCCGTGCTATGAACCTGTTGCAAAAAGAAAGTGAATTGCAAGAAATCGTTCGCTTGGTTGGTTTAGATTCCTTGTCTGAAAAAGACCGCTTGACCATGAATGCGGCCAAGATGATCCGCGAAGACTACCTGCAACAAAATGCCTTTGATGATGTCGATACCTATACCTCTTTCAGCAAGCAGGTGGCCTTGTTGACCAACATTTTGACCTTTGACCAAGAAAGTCAAAAAGCACTAGAATTAGGAGCTTACTTCACAGAAATCATGGAAGGAACCGTAACTCTTCGAGACCGCATTGCCCGGAGCAAGTTCATCCATGAGGATCAGTTGGCAACTATTCAAGCCTTGAAAGAAGAAATCGTAGAAACCCTACACCAAATCGTCGCAAAAGGAGGAGTAGACAATGAGCGTGATTAA
- a CDS encoding V-type ATP synthase subunit B produces MSVIKEYRTVSEVVGPLMIVDQVEGVHYNELVEIKLHDGTTRQGQVLEVQEDKAMVQLFEGSSGINLEKAKVRFTGRPLELPVSEDMVGRIFNGMGKPIDGGPEIIPEKYLDIDGQAINPVSRDYPDEFIQTGISAIDHLNTLVRGQKLPVFSGSGLPHKELAAQIARQATVLNSEENFAVVFAAMGITFEEAEFFMNDLRETGAIDRSVLFINLANDPAIERIATPRIALTAAEYLAYEKDMHVLVIMTDMTNYCEALREVSAARREVPGRRGYPGYLYTNLSTLYERAGRLVGKKGSVTQIPILSMPEDDITHPIPDLTGYITEGQIILSRDLYNSGYRPPINVLPSLSRLKDKGSGEGKTREDHAATMNQLFAAYAQGKQAKELAVVLGESALSDTDKLYVKFTDRFEQEYINQGFTTNRTIEESLDLGWELLSILPRTELKRIKDEMIDKYLPNKED; encoded by the coding sequence ATGAGCGTGATTAAAGAATACCGTACTGTCAGTGAAGTTGTTGGCCCCTTGATGATTGTCGATCAGGTCGAGGGGGTTCACTACAATGAACTCGTAGAAATCAAGCTCCATGACGGAACGACCCGCCAGGGACAAGTCCTCGAAGTCCAAGAAGACAAGGCCATGGTCCAGCTCTTTGAAGGATCTAGCGGGATCAATTTGGAAAAAGCCAAAGTCCGCTTTACCGGACGTCCCCTAGAACTTCCTGTGTCTGAAGACATGGTCGGACGCATCTTTAACGGGATGGGCAAACCCATCGATGGTGGTCCGGAGATTATCCCAGAGAAGTACTTGGACATTGATGGACAAGCCATCAACCCTGTTTCGCGGGACTATCCGGATGAATTTATCCAGACAGGGATCTCAGCCATTGACCATTTGAATACCTTGGTTCGGGGCCAAAAACTCCCAGTATTCTCAGGTTCTGGTCTTCCTCACAAGGAGTTGGCGGCTCAGATTGCTCGTCAAGCGACGGTTCTTAATTCTGAAGAAAACTTCGCCGTGGTCTTTGCGGCTATGGGAATCACCTTTGAAGAAGCCGAGTTCTTTATGAACGACCTTCGGGAGACAGGTGCGATTGACCGCTCGGTCCTCTTTATCAACTTAGCTAATGACCCCGCTATCGAGCGGATTGCCACTCCTCGGATCGCCTTGACAGCTGCCGAATATTTGGCCTATGAAAAAGACATGCACGTCTTGGTTATTATGACCGATATGACCAACTACTGTGAAGCCCTTCGGGAAGTATCCGCTGCCCGCCGGGAAGTTCCAGGTCGTCGGGGTTATCCAGGTTATCTCTATACCAACCTCTCAACCCTCTACGAACGTGCAGGACGCTTGGTTGGAAAGAAAGGATCTGTGACCCAAATTCCGATCCTCTCTATGCCAGAAGATGACATCACCCACCCCATCCCTGACTTGACAGGCTACATCACCGAAGGTCAGATTATTCTGTCCCGCGATCTCTACAATAGTGGTTACCGCCCACCGATCAATGTTCTTCCATCCCTTTCTCGTTTGAAGGACAAGGGTTCTGGTGAAGGCAAGACTCGGGAAGACCATGCGGCGACCATGAACCAGCTCTTTGCGGCCTACGCCCAAGGAAAACAAGCCAAAGAACTGGCTGTAGTGCTTGGGGAATCTGCCTTGTCAGATACCGACAAGCTCTATGTTAAATTTACAGACCGCTTTGAGCAAGAATACATCAACCAAGGTTTCACTACCAATCGGACGATTGAGGAAAGTTTGGATCTCGGTTGGGAACTCTTATCCATCCTTCCACGAACAGAGCTTAAACGGATCAAGGATGAGATGATTGACAAGTATCTGCCAAACAAAGAGGATTAG
- a CDS encoding V-type ATP synthase subunit D — MARLNVKPTRMELNILKERLKTATRGHKLLKDKRDELMRRFIEAVRENNRLRQKVEAALVGNMQDFVMAKSLESDLMVEEIFAVPTREVMLHIEEENVMSVRVPKLHARIDNPYGDDEGDVVYSYLASNSQMDSTIQEMGDLLPDLLKLAEIEKSCQLMADEIEKTRRRVNGLEYATIPDLKETIYYIEMKLEEAERANLVRIMKVK; from the coding sequence ATGGCACGATTAAATGTAAAACCAACTCGGATGGAGCTCAATATTCTCAAAGAGCGCCTCAAGACAGCAACCCGGGGGCACAAGTTGCTCAAGGATAAGCGGGATGAACTCATGCGTCGCTTTATTGAAGCTGTGCGAGAGAATAATCGTCTGCGCCAAAAGGTGGAGGCAGCGCTGGTGGGCAATATGCAAGATTTCGTGATGGCCAAGTCCTTGGAGAGTGACCTCATGGTAGAAGAAATCTTTGCCGTTCCCACTCGAGAAGTGATGCTACACATCGAGGAAGAAAATGTCATGAGTGTGCGCGTGCCCAAGCTCCATGCCCGTATCGATAATCCATACGGAGATGATGAAGGGGACGTGGTTTATAGCTACCTCGCCTCCAACAGTCAAATGGATAGCACGATCCAAGAAATGGGGGATCTACTCCCTGATTTGCTCAAGTTAGCGGAAATCGAAAAAAGCTGCCAACTCATGGCAGATGAAATCGAGAAAACCCGCCGTCGAGTGAACGGACTCGAGTATGCGACCATCCCAGACCTCAAAGAGACTATCTATTATATCGAAATGAAACTCGAAGAAGCCGAACGCGCCAACCTCGTCAGAATCATGAAGGTAAAATAA
- a CDS encoding LysM peptidoglycan-binding domain-containing protein yields the protein MKLKVNTKALIASTVALAVIPFTKATAETLEDWVARSVDEIKHDIQQSGENQQTYTIKYGDTLSSIAEALGIDVHVLANLNNISNMDLIYPGTVLKTTVNDQKEVTSVEIQTPQAGATDATVASADLTTNQVTVDDQTVAVNDLSKPVNEDNKAVPVAPAAETQEAPAEAPVVEVPAAETPAQPAVPETPNYGAPAVNVEVQNQEVAPAAPQSAPAEAPAETPASAPEAPAAQPAVETAAAPEVQPVASTPTSGNTIPTDPNLQPQAEAFRQEIAAKFGITNIGGYREGDPEDHGKGLAVDVMVPTNSELGDQVAQYAIDNMDRAGISYIIWKQQFYMPVNNIYGPANTWNQMPDRGGDTANHNDHVHISFNG from the coding sequence ATGAAATTAAAAGTTAATACGAAAGCCTTGATCGCTTCAACAGTAGCTCTTGCAGTGATTCCATTTACAAAAGCCACTGCAGAAACACTTGAAGATTGGGTAGCTCGCTCAGTAGATGAAATCAAACATGATATCCAACAAAGCGGTGAAAACCAACAAACTTATACCATCAAATATGGTGATACATTGAGTTCGATCGCAGAAGCGCTTGGAATCGATGTTCATGTGTTGGCAAACTTAAACAACATCAGCAACATGGATTTGATCTACCCAGGTACTGTATTGAAAACAACAGTAAATGATCAAAAAGAAGTAACTTCAGTTGAAATCCAAACTCCTCAAGCAGGTGCGACAGATGCAACCGTTGCAAGTGCTGACTTGACAACAAACCAAGTGACAGTTGATGACCAAACAGTCGCTGTCAACGATTTGTCTAAACCAGTAAACGAAGATAACAAAGCTGTTCCAGTAGCTCCAGCAGCGGAAACTCAAGAAGCCCCAGCGGAAGCTCCTGTAGTTGAAGTACCAGCAGCAGAAACACCAGCACAACCAGCTGTTCCAGAAACACCAAACTACGGTGCTCCAGCTGTCAATGTTGAAGTACAAAATCAAGAAGTAGCGCCAGCTGCTCCTCAATCTGCTCCAGCGGAAGCTCCTGCTGAAACACCAGCTTCTGCTCCTGAAGCTCCAGCAGCACAACCAGCAGTAGAAACTGCTGCAGCACCTGAAGTGCAACCAGTAGCATCAACTCCAACAAGCGGAAATACTATTCCAACTGATCCAAATCTTCAACCTCAAGCGGAAGCTTTCCGTCAAGAAATTGCAGCGAAATTCGGTATCACAAACATCGGTGGTTACCGTGAAGGGGATCCAGAAGACCATGGTAAAGGACTTGCAGTAGACGTGATGGTTCCAACAAATTCAGAGCTTGGAGATCAAGTTGCACAGTATGCGATTGATAACATGGACCGTGCAGGTATCTCATATATTATCTGGAAACAACAATTCTACATGCCAGTAAATAACATTTACGGACCAGCTAATACATGGAACCAAATGCCGGACCGTGGTGGAGATACAGCAAACCACAACGACCACGTACATATCTCATTTAACGGATAA